The DNA region ATACTCACATGCGCGCAGAAACCCAGTCCAATGTGGAAGCCATCCGCAAATCACTGACGCTTCTGGCACAGCGAATGGATTTGGAAACCGCCCCGCACCGGCTTGAAGAATTCAACGCCATGATCGAGGATCCGGACCTGTGGAACGACCCGCCCAAGGCGCAAAAGCTGATGCGCGAACGGCAGGGCGTGATTGACCAGCTGTCCACCTATAAGCTGATTGAGACCGGTTTGCGCGATAATGTCGAGCTGATAGAGATGGGCGAGGCCGAGGATGATGCCGAGGTGGTGACCGAGGCCGAAGATGCGCTGCGCGAGCTGGTCACAGTCGCGCGCAACAAAGAGCTGGAAGCCCTGCTTAACGGCGAGGCGGACGGCAACGATACATTCCTTGAGGTCAACTCGGGCGCCGGCGGCACCGAAAGCTGTGACTGGGCGTCGATGCTGGCGCGGATGTATGTGCGTTGGGCGGAAAAGAAGGGCTATAAGGTTGAACTTCAATCCATGACCGACGGCGAGGAGGCGGGCATCAAATCCGCCGCCTATAAGATCTCGGGGCCGAACGCCTATGGCTGGTTGAAATCGGAATCCGGGGTTCACCGGCTTGTGCGTATCAGCCCCTATGACAGTGCCGCGCGGCGGCATACCTCATTTTCGTCGATCTGGGTTTATCCGGTGGTGGATGACAATATCGAGATTGATATCCCCGATAAGGACATCCGGATCGATACCTACCGGTCTTCGGGCGCGGGCGGGCAGCACGTGAACACCACCGATTCGGCTGTGCGGATTACCCACTTGCCGACAAATATCGTCGTGACCTCTTCAATGAAATCCCAGCACCAAAACCGGGAAATCGCGATGAATGCCCTGCGCTCGCGGCTTTATCAGCTGGAGATGGACAAGCGTAACGCTGCCATCAACGCAG from Pseudorhodobacter turbinis includes:
- the prfB gene encoding peptide chain release factor 2 translates to MRAETQSNVEAIRKSLTLLAQRMDLETAPHRLEEFNAMIEDPDLWNDPPKAQKLMRERQGVIDQLSTYKLIETGLRDNVELIEMGEAEDDAEVVTEAEDALRELVTVARNKELEALLNGEADGNDTFLEVNSGAGGTESCDWASMLARMYVRWAEKKGYKVELQSMTDGEEAGIKSAAYKISGPNAYGWLKSESGVHRLVRISPYDSAARRHTSFSSIWVYPVVDDNIEIDIPDKDIRIDTYRSSGAGGQHVNTTDSAVRITHLPTNIVVTSSMKSQHQNREIAMNALRSRLYQLEMDKRNAAINAAHESKGDAGWGNQIRSYVLQPYQMVKDLRTGVETSDSQGVLDGDLDKFMAATLAMDVSGKSRAEANLDD